The segment GAGGAGGTTGTCCGGTTTTCCTTCCTGCACGACGAAGTCGTTCACCCCCACGACGACCTGCTCTTTCCGCTCGACCTGGAGCTGGTAGCGGTACGCCGCGTCCTGGATCTCCTTCTGGATGTAGCCGGAGTCGACGGCCGGAATGACGCCGCCCATACGATCGATCCGCTCGATGTACTCCTGCGCCTGCCGCTCGATCCCGGAGGTGAGGGCCTCGACGCACCAGGAGCCGCCGAGGGGATCGACGGTCTCGGCCACCCCGCTCTCGTGGGCGATCAACTGCTGCGTGCGAAGCGCGATGCGGACCGACGCCTCCGTGGGAAGGGACAACGCCTCGTCGCGCGAGTTCGTGTGCAGCGACTGGGTGCCTCCCAGGACGGCCGAAAGCGCCTGGATCGTCACGCGGACGACGTTGTTGTCGGGCTGCTGCGCGGTGAGGGACGACCCGGCGGTCTGCGTGTGGAACCGGAGCATCCACGAGCGGGGATCCTTCGCGTGGAACCGCTCCCGCATGATCTTCGCCCACAGGCGCCGCGCGGCCCGGAACTTGGCGACCTCTTCCAGGAAGTTGTTGTGGGCGTTGAAGAAGAAGGCCAGGCGCGACGCGAAGGAGTCGACCGACATCCCGGCGTCGATCGCCGCCTGCACGTAGGCGATCCCGTTCGCGAGGGTGAAGGCGACCTCCTGCGCCGCCGTCGATCCCGCCTCGCGGATGTGGTAGCCGGAGATGCTGATCGTGTTCCAGCGCGGGACGGCGTCCTTGCAGAAGGCGAAGATGTCGGTGATGATCCGCATCGAGGGGGCGGGAGGAAAGATGTAGGTCCCCCGGGCGATGTATTCCTTCAGGATGTCGTTCTGGATGGTGCCGTTGAGCGCTTCGGCGGCCACCCCCTGCTTCTCGCCGACGGCGATGTACATCGCCAGAAGGATGGCGGCGGTCGAGTTGATCGTCATCGAGGTGGAGACTTTCCCGAGCGGGATCCGGTCGAACAGGACCTCCATGTCCGCGAGGGAGTCGATCGCCACCCCGACCTTCCCGACCTCCCCGAACGA is part of the bacterium genome and harbors:
- a CDS encoding methylmalonyl-CoA mutase family protein, encoding MTGKNGKGGLREARERWERDILAPVISKARERRPRFESTSGEEVRRLYTPEHLESFDYLRDAGFPGEFPFTRGVQPTMYRGRFWTMRQYAGFGDAKESNRRYRYLLDNGQTGLSVAFDLPTQMGYDSDAPMSFGEVGKVGVAIDSLADMEVLFDRIPLGKVSTSMTINSTAAILLAMYIAVGEKQGVAAEALNGTIQNDILKEYIARGTYIFPPAPSMRIITDIFAFCKDAVPRWNTISISGYHIREAGSTAAQEVAFTLANGIAYVQAAIDAGMSVDSFASRLAFFFNAHNNFLEEVAKFRAARRLWAKIMRERFHAKDPRSWMLRFHTQTAGSSLTAQQPDNNVVRVTIQALSAVLGGTQSLHTNSRDEALSLPTEASVRIALRTQQLIAHESGVAETVDPLGGSWCVEALTSGIERQAQEYIERIDRMGGVIPAVDSGYIQKEIQDAAYRYQLQVERKEQVVVGVNDFVVQEGKPDNLLKVDPQVEKEQRKRLASVRKRRDGAAVRAALGAVESACRGKANVMEPILSAVRVYATLGEISDVMRSVFGTHQGKVTV